A window of Calonectris borealis chromosome 3, bCalBor7.hap1.2, whole genome shotgun sequence contains these coding sequences:
- the ADGRF4 gene encoding adhesion G protein-coupled receptor F4 codes for MSENHLAGPLRMVFGTGLAALLLATELCSKVKTGCLNFFNISFFQEESSKGEAMDMRVAHCLLLWAVHFFPAAPRAALGVLSKESKTGSQQDGCINLIPCKDDGAICIQPCSPPFRGETSFVCKDRKWQMFTDACASLDVQSLFQRISERELVPSSGGHVSVAGGHLPFVGEGKPVHGKPGDGAKYFGADDHGNSNCQADFSCIIPDILSSPAIPGNIADIVELLKKISLLLSENVNRGKMQSYSRIANHILNSSIISNWAFVRDRNAGSVLLDSVNLFAGKLLLRNGSESVQEHFISTKGYSIHKKTSGKSFDFSMQFNNTGNITGHMVIPEEELLKLPKTSKAISIAFPTLGAIIETSQLDPGFVNGMVLSVSLPEEVRHILLTFEKVNKLENVEAQCVGWHSTERRWDNRACTMKSDNISSVVCICKHHHRTFKSFSILMSPTMLRNAVLDYITRVGLGLSIFSLILCLIIETVVWHHVTKTEITYMRHFCLVNIATSLLIADVLFILAAIVHNTALNYRLCVAATFFLHFFYLALFFWMFTLGLLILYGLLLIFFKITRSAFIATAFSIGYGCPLIISILTVAITEPKNGYLRSGACWLNWYETKALLAFVVPALSIIVVNVVVVVVVVVKTGRSSVGEGCKSQDLNNMIRISKNVALLTPLLGLTWGFGLATVVDSRSLAFHVTFALLNAFQGFFILLFGTLLDRKTREALRMNCLSSKRKCSLAKS; via the exons ATGTCTGAAAATCACCTTGCAGGCCCACTAAGGATGGTCTTTGGGACGGGTTTAGCTGCTCTCTTACTAGCAACCGAACTGTGTTCAAAAGTGAAAACAGGATGTCTAAACTTCTTTAACATATCTTTCTTCCAGGAGGAAAGCAGTAAAGGCGAGGCGATGGACATGAGGGTCGCCCACTGCCTGCTCCTCTGGGCTGTGCACTTCTTCCCAGCCGCACCGCGCGCTGCTCTCGGG gttCTCAGTAAGGAATCAAAGACTGGTAGTCAGCAAG ATGGGTGTATAAATCTCATTCCCTGCAAAGATGATGGAGCTATTTGTATTCAGCCTTGTTCTCCCCCGTTCCGTGGGGAGACCAGTTTTGTCTGCAAAGACAGAAAGTGGCAAATGTTCACAGATGCCTGTGCAAGCCTGGACGTTCAGTCCCTTTTTCAG AGGATTTCTGAACGCGAACTCGTTCCCAGCTCTGGAGGACATGTTAGTGTTGCTGGAGGACACCTTCCTTTTGTAGGGGAAGGAAAGCCAGTGCATGGGAAGCCTGGAGatggagcaaaatattttggtgcTGATGACCATGGGAATAGTAACTGCCAAGCTGATTTTTCATGCATCATCCCAGATATCCTGTCTTCACCAGCTATTCCAGGAAACATTGCTGATATAGTGGAATTGCTGAAGAAGATTTCCCTGCTGTTATCAGAGAATGTCAATAGAGGAAAAATGCAG AGTTACAGCAGGATAGCAAACCATATTCTGAACAGCTCCATCATTTCCAACTGGGCTTTTGTAAGGGACAGAAATGCCGGTTCGGTATTACTGGACTCGGTGAATTTATTTGCTGGAAAACTACTTCTAAGGAATGGGTCGGAAAGTGTACAGGAACACTTCATCTCTACAAAAGGCTACAGCATACATAAAAAGACTTCAGGGAAGAGCTTTGATTTTTCTATGCAGTTCAATAACACAGGCAATATCACTGGGCACATGGTCATTCCAGAAGAAGAACTTTTGAAGTTACCCAAGACTTCCAAAGCCATCAGCATTGCATTTCCAACGCTTGGAGCCATTATAGAAACCAGCCAGTTGGACCCTGGTTTTGTGAACGGAATGGTGTTATCGGTGTCTCTGCCAGAAGAGGTCCGGCATATTTTGCTCACCTTCGAAAAGGTGAATAAACTGGAGAACGTCGAGGCTCAGTGTGTTGGGTGGCACTCTACTGAAAGGAGATGGGATAACAGGGCATGCACAATGAAGTCGGACAACATCAGCAGCGTTGTTTGCATCTGCAAGCATCACCATCGGACATTCAAATCCTTCTCCATTTTGATGTCCCCTACCATGCTGCGAAATGCAGTGCTGGATTACATTACACGTGTAGGGTTAGGCCTTTCCATTTTCAGCTTGATTCTCTGCCTTATCATCGAGACTGTTGTCTGGCATCATGTGACAAAAACTGAAATAACCTACATGCGCCATTTTTGTTTGGTCAACATTGCTACGTCGCTTCTCATCGCTGATGTTTTGTTCATCTTGGCGGCCATTGTGCACAATACAGCCCTAAACTACCGGTTGTGTGTAGCAGccacttttttccttcactttttctaCCTTGCCTTGTTTTTTTGGATGTTTACCCTGGGCCTTTTGATTCTCTAtggattattattaattttttttaagataacaaGATCTGCATTCATAGCTACAGCATTCTCTATTGGATATGGATGTCCCTTGATCATATCTATCCTCACTGTTGCTATTACTGAACCAAAAAATGGGTATTTAAGGAGTGGAGCCTGCTGGCTTAATTGGTATGAGACAAAAGCCCTCTTGGCCTTTGTTGTACCAGCTCTGAGCATCATTGTCGTgaatgtggtggtggtggtggtggttgtggtgaAGACTGGGAGATCTTCTGTTGGAGAAGGCTGCAAGTCACAAGATTTGAACAACATGATCCGAATTAGCAAAAACGTGGCCCTTCTGACACCTCTTCTGGGTCTCACCTGGGGGTTTGGATTAGCAACGGTTGTTGACAGTCGCTCTCTGGCATTCCACGTTACGTTTGCGCTACTGAACGCCTTCCAG GGATTCTTCATCCTGTTGTTTGGGACACTTCTGGACAGAAAG ACAAGAGAAGCCTTAAGGATGAACTGCCTTTCATCAAAGCGGAAGTGTAGTCTAGCAaag TCCTAG